One window from the genome of Alkalihalobacillus sp. LMS6 encodes:
- a CDS encoding cytochrome c, whose product MKPYVPVSIVTFLLLLSGCGSKGDDSTQVQDSEERTFSGDEYELYQENSCITCHGDQLQGATGPTLIGLDYSAEEIEAIIKDGIGYMAPQKVEEEDREALAKWLNEL is encoded by the coding sequence TTGAAGCCGTATGTACCCGTAAGTATAGTGACGTTTCTTCTCTTATTAAGTGGATGTGGTTCTAAAGGTGATGATTCCACCCAAGTACAGGATAGTGAGGAACGAACGTTTAGTGGTGATGAATATGAACTTTATCAAGAAAACAGCTGTATTACGTGCCACGGAGATCAGCTGCAAGGAGCAACAGGGCCGACGTTAATTGGCTTAGATTATTCGGCTGAAGAAATTGAGGCAATTATAAAAGATGGTATCGGCTATATGGCACCTCAAAAAGTCGAAGAAGAAGATCGAGAAGCATTGGCAAAGTGGCTAAATGAACTGTAA
- the prfB gene encoding peptide chain release factor 2 (programmed frameshift), giving the protein MDLVEIKQELTALEKRLTDFRGSLDVADKEERIAELEEKMTDPGFWNNQEEAQKVIAETNGLKDQVHTFKDMAEAYEDLEVNLELVREEGDPELAAELENGVKALIEKMNQFELQLLLSEPYDKNNAILELHPGAGGTESQDWASMLLRMYTRWADKRGYSVETLDYLPGEEAGVKSVTLLIKGHNAYGYLKAEKGVHRLVRISPFDSSGRRHTSFVSCEIMPELDDTVDIELNTEDLKIDTYRASGAGGQHINTTDSAVRITHLPTNTVVTCQSERSQIKNREQAMKMMKAKLYQLKIEEQEQQLAEIRGEQKEIGWGSQIRSYVFHPYSMVKDHRTNHENGNSNAVMDGDLDPFIDAYLRQTINID; this is encoded by the exons TTGGATTTAGTAGAAATTAAGCAAGAGCTAACGGCTTTAGAGAAACGATTAACGGACTTTAGGGGGTCTCTT GACGTCGCAGATAAAGAAGAGCGAATTGCTGAGCTAGAGGAGAAAATGACTGATCCTGGTTTCTGGAATAACCAAGAAGAAGCTCAAAAAGTGATTGCGGAAACGAACGGCCTTAAAGATCAAGTGCATACGTTTAAAGATATGGCTGAGGCTTACGAAGATTTAGAAGTGAATCTTGAGTTAGTTCGGGAGGAAGGCGATCCTGAGCTAGCGGCTGAATTAGAAAACGGGGTAAAAGCGCTTATAGAGAAAATGAACCAATTTGAACTGCAGCTTTTACTAAGCGAGCCTTATGATAAAAACAATGCCATTCTAGAACTTCATCCTGGTGCTGGTGGAACAGAATCCCAAGACTGGGCTTCGATGCTTCTAAGAATGTATACGCGTTGGGCTGATAAGCGAGGCTACTCGGTTGAAACCCTTGATTATTTACCTGGTGAAGAAGCTGGGGTGAAAAGTGTAACATTGCTCATTAAAGGACATAATGCCTATGGGTATTTAAAAGCGGAGAAAGGCGTCCATCGTTTGGTGAGAATTTCGCCATTTGATTCTTCTGGAAGAAGGCACACATCGTTTGTTTCCTGTGAAATCATGCCCGAGTTAGACGATACCGTCGATATTGAATTAAATACGGAAGATCTAAAAATTGATACGTATCGCGCCAGTGGTGCAGGTGGTCAGCATATTAATACGACTGATTCCGCTGTTCGTATTACCCACCTTCCAACGAATACGGTTGTTACGTGTCAAAGTGAACGCTCTCAAATTAAAAACCGCGAACAAGCGATGAAAATGATGAAAGCAAAGCTCTATCAATTAAAAATTGAAGAACAAGAGCAACAACTTGCCGAAATTCGTGGCGAACAAAAAGAAATTGGTTGGGGAAGTCAAATTCGTTCATATGTCTTCCACCCGTATTCGATGGTGAAAGACCATCGCACAAATCATGAAAATGGAAATTCGAATGCCGTGATGGATGGGGATTTAGACCCGTTTATTGATGCGTATTTACGTCAAACTATTAACATTGACTAG
- the secA gene encoding preprotein translocase subunit SecA, which produces MLGLLRKVVGDPAQKQLKKNEKVIDQVEALADEMTKLSDDQLRNKTQEFKQQIEEGTSIDDIVVPALATVREASKRVLNEYPYRVQLLGALALHQGNISEMKTGEGKTLVGTSACYVQALLGKGVHIVTVNNYLASRDLGNYGRVFQFLGLTVGLNENGLSREEKQKAYAADITYSTNNELGFDYLRDNMVLYKDQMVQRPLHFALIDEVDSILIDEARTPLIISGSVERKTKLYGQANTFVRVLKVDEDYTYDEKTKAVQLTDEGVNKAERAFNIDNLYDQKHVSLNHHINQSLKAHVAMQRDADYVVEDGEVVIVDQFTGRLMKGRRYSDGLHQALEAKENLQVQKESITLASITFQNYFRMYQKLAGMTGTAKTEEEEFRNIYGMDVMVIPTNKDIARDDRSDLIYKSMQAKFNAVVNEIAELHKAGQPVLVGTVNVDTSEIVSKMLTKKRIPHHVLNAKNHEREAEIIENAGHKGAVTIATNMAGRGTDIKLGPGVKEVGGLHVLGTERHESRRIDNQLRGRSGRQGDVGSSQFYLSMEDELMRRFGSDNMRNMMERLGMEEDQPIESKLVSRAVETAQKRVEGNNYDARKQILQFDDVMREQREIIYKQRMEVLESDNLRSIVENMLTATVAHVVQTHTPDSLVQEEWDYQAIVTYINGQLLSEGALTEKEINGLEQEEIVELVTEKVRTAYHQKESEVSPEQMREFEKVIMLRTVDRKWMNHIDQMDQLRQGIHLRAYGQNDPLREYRFEGFNMFEAMIVEIEEEVSMYVMKAEVQQNLQRQEVAQGKAVQPSANNDEQKQAKKKPVRKGEDIGRNDPCICGSGKKYKNCCGANG; this is translated from the coding sequence ATGCTCGGATTACTTCGAAAAGTAGTAGGCGATCCTGCTCAAAAGCAATTAAAGAAAAATGAAAAAGTGATTGATCAAGTTGAGGCTTTAGCTGATGAAATGACAAAGCTCTCGGATGACCAATTAAGAAATAAAACACAAGAATTTAAGCAACAAATTGAAGAAGGTACGTCAATTGATGACATTGTTGTTCCTGCCCTAGCCACTGTAAGAGAGGCGTCGAAACGAGTGCTCAATGAGTACCCTTACCGTGTGCAGTTGCTTGGAGCGCTTGCCTTGCACCAAGGAAATATTTCCGAAATGAAAACAGGTGAAGGGAAAACGCTTGTTGGTACTTCAGCTTGTTATGTACAGGCCTTACTTGGGAAAGGTGTTCATATTGTTACTGTTAATAATTATTTAGCTAGCCGTGACTTAGGGAATTATGGTCGCGTATTTCAATTTTTAGGGTTAACAGTTGGATTAAACGAAAACGGTCTATCCCGAGAAGAGAAACAAAAAGCTTATGCTGCAGATATTACGTACAGCACGAACAACGAGCTTGGCTTTGATTATTTACGTGACAACATGGTTCTTTATAAAGATCAAATGGTTCAGCGCCCTCTTCATTTTGCGTTAATTGATGAAGTGGACTCCATTTTAATTGATGAGGCTCGTACCCCGTTAATTATTTCAGGTTCGGTTGAGCGGAAAACAAAGCTTTATGGGCAAGCCAATACATTTGTGCGTGTACTTAAAGTAGATGAAGATTATACGTATGATGAAAAGACAAAAGCCGTTCAATTAACCGATGAAGGGGTTAATAAAGCGGAGCGCGCCTTTAATATTGATAATTTGTATGACCAAAAGCATGTCTCGCTTAATCACCATATTAATCAATCGTTAAAAGCACATGTAGCTATGCAACGTGATGCCGATTATGTAGTAGAAGACGGCGAGGTAGTGATTGTTGACCAATTTACAGGCCGACTAATGAAAGGCCGAAGATACAGTGACGGTTTACACCAAGCGTTAGAAGCGAAAGAAAATTTGCAAGTGCAAAAAGAAAGCATAACGCTCGCTTCCATTACATTCCAAAACTATTTTAGAATGTATCAAAAGCTTGCAGGTATGACCGGTACTGCCAAAACGGAAGAAGAAGAGTTCCGAAATATTTACGGTATGGATGTTATGGTGATCCCAACTAATAAAGACATCGCTAGAGATGACCGTTCTGATTTAATTTATAAATCAATGCAAGCGAAATTCAATGCGGTTGTGAACGAAATCGCGGAGCTACATAAAGCTGGACAGCCGGTTCTTGTAGGTACAGTGAATGTAGATACGTCTGAGATCGTTTCGAAAATGCTAACGAAAAAACGTATCCCGCACCATGTGCTTAACGCGAAAAACCATGAGCGTGAAGCGGAAATTATTGAAAATGCTGGTCATAAAGGCGCTGTGACCATTGCCACGAATATGGCTGGGCGTGGAACGGATATTAAGTTAGGACCTGGCGTGAAAGAAGTAGGTGGCCTTCACGTACTAGGAACAGAGCGACATGAATCTCGTCGTATTGATAACCAGTTACGAGGACGTTCTGGTCGTCAAGGAGATGTCGGTTCCTCGCAGTTCTACTTGTCTATGGAAGATGAACTCATGAGACGCTTTGGTTCAGATAATATGCGTAACATGATGGAGCGCCTTGGTATGGAAGAAGACCAGCCAATTGAATCTAAGCTCGTATCTAGAGCCGTGGAAACAGCGCAGAAGCGTGTGGAAGGAAATAACTATGATGCCCGTAAACAAATCTTGCAGTTTGATGATGTCATGCGCGAGCAACGTGAAATTATTTACAAGCAGCGGATGGAAGTGCTTGAGTCAGACAATTTACGGTCTATTGTAGAAAATATGCTAACAGCAACGGTTGCCCATGTTGTCCAAACGCATACGCCAGATTCCCTTGTGCAGGAAGAATGGGACTATCAAGCGATTGTCACGTATATTAATGGACAGTTGTTATCTGAAGGGGCATTAACTGAAAAAGAGATTAATGGTCTGGAACAAGAGGAAATTGTGGAGCTTGTAACGGAAAAAGTTCGCACGGCTTATCATCAGAAAGAATCCGAAGTGTCTCCTGAGCAAATGCGTGAATTTGAAAAAGTAATCATGCTTCGTACAGTCGATCGTAAATGGATGAATCACATTGATCAGATGGATCAGTTGCGACAAGGGATTCATTTACGTGCATATGGGCAGAACGATCCGCTTCGTGAATATCGTTTCGAAGGCTTCAATATGTTTGAAGCGATGATTGTTGAGATTGAAGAAGAAGTGTCGATGTACGTCATGAAAGCTGAAGTTCAGCAAAACTTACAGCGACAAGAAGTGGCGCAAGGAAAAGCTGTTCAACCGTCAGCGAATAATGATGAACAAAAACAAGCGAAGAAAAAGCCTGTCCGCAAAGGAGAAGACATTGGTCGAAATGATCCGTGTATCTGTGGAAGTGGCAAGAAATATAAAAACTGTTGCGGTGCAAACGGCTAA
- the raiA gene encoding ribosome-associated translation inhibitor RaiA, which yields MHYNIRGENIEVTPAIREYVEKKVGKLERYFDTTPIADVNVKLQIINSSESSIEVTIPMPRLLLRGEETNADMYAAIDVVVEKLERQIRKHKTKVNRKFRQEGSLKHMFKNELEPLREEIIEEEDENDLEVVRTKRFNLKPMDAEEAILQMDLLGHNFFVFSDADSGSTNVVYRRRDGKYGLIESEA from the coding sequence ATGCATTATAATATTCGTGGTGAAAACATTGAGGTAACGCCAGCAATTAGGGAGTATGTGGAAAAGAAGGTCGGAAAGCTTGAACGATACTTTGATACCACTCCAATTGCGGATGTAAATGTAAAGCTACAAATCATTAATAGTAGCGAATCAAGTATAGAGGTTACTATTCCAATGCCAAGGCTCTTATTAAGAGGCGAGGAAACAAATGCGGATATGTATGCAGCAATCGACGTAGTCGTCGAAAAGTTAGAACGCCAAATTAGAAAGCATAAAACGAAAGTCAATCGTAAATTTAGACAAGAGGGTAGCCTCAAGCATATGTTTAAAAACGAGTTGGAACCTTTAAGAGAAGAAATCATTGAAGAAGAAGACGAAAATGATTTAGAAGTGGTTCGAACGAAGCGATTCAATTTAAAACCAATGGATGCAGAAGAAGCAATTTTGCAAATGGATTTACTAGGTCACAATTTCTTTGTCTTCTCTGATGCTGATAGTGGAAGCACAAACGTTGTGTATCGTCGAAGAGATGGGAAATACGGGTTAATTGAGTCAGAAGCATAA
- a CDS encoding cold shock domain-containing protein, with product MQGKVKWFNAEKGFGFIEREDGDDVFVHFSAINSEGFKTLDEGQDVEFEIVEGARGPQAANVVKL from the coding sequence ATGCAAGGAAAAGTAAAATGGTTCAATGCAGAAAAAGGTTTTGGTTTTATCGAGCGTGAGGATGGAGACGACGTATTCGTACACTTCTCAGCAATCAACTCTGAAGGATTCAAAACTCTTGACGAAGGTCAAGATGTAGAATTCGAAATCGTTGAAGGCGCTCGTGGACCACAAGCTGCAAACGTAGTTAAGCTTTAA
- a CDS encoding DUF6612 family protein, giving the protein MLHKNWLYSSVTLSILLGACSLSDIETDEPRQLPDETQKMNHQPSDDQSHALIENAIAAESTLENYSANIKMTDFISFRDEQIQKVTDGTLSYQKEPEVIYSNFARYAMTDAGKIDQVEEALGLLKIDDMLISNHNNDGWEEINETAEVGSILSSDYSPQNQLSLLQGITEFVSVREYDDLYVLTIEATNEELDDMALHMDLFDQSLFGLEEIDLRNSSYQVSQLDFMLFIDKETYLLEKSNTVFEFIIDAPAEEYAVRKDLTVTRSSVNSPEGIQYPSVAQ; this is encoded by the coding sequence ATGTTACACAAAAATTGGCTATATTCAAGTGTGACTTTATCAATCCTTCTCGGGGCATGTTCATTATCCGATATCGAAACGGATGAACCGAGACAATTACCAGATGAGACACAGAAGATGAATCATCAACCTTCAGATGACCAAAGTCATGCTCTCATTGAAAACGCCATTGCTGCTGAATCAACACTTGAAAATTACAGTGCAAATATAAAAATGACAGATTTTATTTCATTCAGAGACGAACAAATTCAAAAAGTAACCGATGGAACCCTTTCTTATCAAAAAGAACCAGAGGTTATCTATTCAAATTTTGCTCGATATGCCATGACGGATGCTGGCAAGATTGATCAAGTCGAGGAAGCACTCGGTTTATTAAAAATTGATGATATGCTTATTTCAAACCATAATAATGATGGATGGGAAGAGATTAATGAAACAGCGGAGGTAGGGTCCATTTTGTCCTCTGACTATTCACCTCAAAACCAACTATCTCTTTTACAGGGGATCACAGAATTTGTTTCTGTACGGGAATATGACGATCTGTATGTATTAACCATAGAAGCAACCAATGAGGAGCTCGATGATATGGCATTACATATGGATTTGTTTGATCAGTCCTTATTTGGACTTGAAGAGATTGACTTGCGAAATAGCTCCTATCAGGTTTCACAGCTTGATTTTATGCTATTTATTGATAAAGAAACGTATCTCCTTGAAAAATCAAATACTGTATTTGAATTTATTATTGATGCTCCAGCTGAAGAATATGCGGTACGAAAAGACTTAACCGTGACACGCTCGAGTGTGAACAGTCCAGAAGGCATCCAATACCCATCTGTTGCACAATAA
- a CDS encoding flagellar protein FliT, with amino-acid sequence MTTVEKNLAAHTTNLVTHLSNGLPNEDLDRDGYIEELMRLLENRQNVINELIKQDAHEPLNLTEEKRIKELLSTQLEAIKKEMSRFTKQKEGRQRYQQAYGRTQSGVFLDKKTL; translated from the coding sequence TTGACAACGGTAGAAAAGAACTTGGCGGCGCATACCACGAACCTTGTTACCCACCTTTCTAATGGCTTACCTAATGAGGATCTTGATCGAGATGGTTACATTGAAGAGCTGATGCGTTTACTAGAAAATCGACAAAACGTCATTAATGAGTTAATCAAGCAAGACGCACATGAGCCGTTGAATTTAACAGAAGAAAAGCGGATCAAAGAGCTTCTTTCAACTCAGCTTGAAGCAATAAAAAAAGAGATGAGTCGATTTACCAAGCAAAAAGAAGGGCGTCAAAGATACCAGCAGGCATATGGAAGAACCCAATCCGGCGTATTTTTAGATAAAAAAACGCTTTAA
- the fliS gene encoding flagellar export chaperone FliS has translation MLKQATYKQQSVQTASPGELTLMLYNGCLKQLRIAEEAIEAKQFQQKNEALTKAEAIVKELMITLKTDSEVGQNMMRMYEYIHHHLVEANIKSDVSSLHEAKQYMLEFRDTWKEVIRLERQQRYGGADVN, from the coding sequence ATGCTAAAACAAGCGACGTACAAACAACAATCCGTCCAAACAGCCTCTCCGGGAGAATTAACGCTTATGCTTTACAATGGCTGTCTGAAACAACTGAGAATAGCAGAAGAAGCCATTGAAGCAAAACAGTTTCAACAAAAAAACGAAGCGTTAACAAAAGCAGAGGCGATTGTAAAGGAGCTCATGATTACTCTAAAAACTGACAGTGAAGTTGGCCAAAATATGATGCGAATGTATGAGTATATTCACCATCATTTAGTTGAGGCGAATATAAAAAGCGATGTATCTTCTTTACATGAAGCAAAACAATATATGCTGGAATTTCGAGATACGTGGAAAGAAGTTATTCGGTTGGAGCGCCAGCAACGTTATGGAGGAGCTGACGTAAATTGA
- the fliD gene encoding flagellar filament capping protein FliD: MRLSGLSSGLDIDQMMKDLMQAERMPVNKLEKQKTELGWKMDNYRDINLKLRALHTSMFDSVMRASSMQRRSVLSSNQAVVSATASSNVGNTSFTINEVKQLATSTTAIGRPISKQNSSEPVSNQTSIKELAGDEMEWVSGRKARASVQVSEDKTISLTQPLADGATHILVQGKAYEVVADEGALLQQNQVRLDDSGTVTFHEDVSLSSQVQVEYIAKAENEEQAQRYTFSSLSVMANEKGEFHTTSFFFNEADTIQSVVTTVNQSKANVSAFFDDHNKKLVLTNKDTGTFNTSENEFAFSGGLFTSAFGLDEVTNGQNAIFTINGLDTERRSNTFAISGMTITLKDVSTQPITLTASTDVDSIYETITSFVKEYNELVDFMNGKVNERYYRDYDPLTDEERDALSETEAKRWDERAQSGLLRNDSLLQTSMNQMRNNVYKVIPTGGSFTHLSQIGITTTRDYADGGKLEINEDKLRQAIENDPEGIFTLFNGNQETEGIAQSMRRDLQQSMSAIARRAGGSEGFHELHQFTIGQQTRTIDQQLENFERRLEQKESRYWRQFTAMERAMQMANQQSESLFNLLYNN; the protein is encoded by the coding sequence ATGCGACTATCAGGCTTATCATCGGGGCTAGATATCGATCAAATGATGAAAGACCTCATGCAGGCAGAGCGGATGCCTGTAAATAAATTAGAAAAACAAAAAACAGAGCTTGGTTGGAAAATGGACAACTACCGAGATATCAATTTAAAGCTACGCGCTCTCCATACATCAATGTTTGACTCCGTTATGCGTGCATCCTCCATGCAAAGGCGCTCGGTTTTGTCATCGAATCAAGCGGTTGTTTCAGCTACGGCTTCTTCTAATGTTGGAAATACGAGTTTTACAATTAATGAAGTAAAGCAATTAGCTACTTCCACTACTGCAATTGGTCGACCGATTTCAAAACAGAACTCGAGTGAACCTGTCTCCAATCAAACGTCGATTAAGGAATTAGCTGGGGATGAAATGGAATGGGTTTCTGGAAGAAAAGCACGAGCATCTGTTCAAGTTAGCGAGGATAAGACGATTTCATTAACGCAGCCCTTAGCGGATGGTGCAACACATATTTTGGTTCAAGGCAAAGCATATGAGGTTGTAGCCGACGAAGGTGCTCTTTTACAACAAAATCAAGTTCGTTTAGATGATTCTGGGACCGTCACATTTCATGAAGACGTATCGTTGTCGTCGCAAGTACAAGTAGAATACATTGCAAAAGCTGAAAATGAAGAGCAAGCACAGCGCTATACGTTTTCATCCCTTTCGGTCATGGCAAATGAAAAAGGGGAGTTCCACACAACGTCCTTCTTCTTTAATGAAGCCGATACGATTCAAAGTGTCGTGACGACTGTCAATCAATCAAAAGCAAATGTATCGGCTTTTTTTGATGACCATAATAAAAAGCTTGTGTTGACGAATAAAGATACCGGGACATTTAATACGTCAGAAAATGAATTTGCCTTTAGCGGTGGGTTGTTTACGTCTGCCTTTGGTCTAGATGAAGTGACAAACGGTCAAAATGCAATTTTTACTATTAATGGTCTTGATACGGAAAGACGGAGCAATACATTCGCCATAAGTGGCATGACGATAACGCTTAAAGATGTGTCAACCCAACCCATTACGCTCACTGCGTCTACAGATGTTGACTCGATTTATGAAACGATCACATCCTTTGTAAAAGAGTATAACGAGTTAGTTGACTTTATGAACGGCAAAGTCAATGAACGCTACTATCGTGATTATGATCCTTTAACAGATGAGGAAAGAGATGCATTATCTGAAACAGAAGCGAAACGATGGGATGAACGAGCGCAAAGTGGTTTATTGCGTAATGATTCGCTTTTACAAACGAGCATGAACCAAATGAGGAATAATGTCTACAAAGTAATCCCTACAGGTGGTTCGTTTACGCATCTATCGCAAATTGGCATTACGACGACGAGAGACTATGCGGATGGTGGAAAGTTAGAAATAAATGAGGATAAGTTAAGACAAGCGATTGAGAATGATCCTGAGGGCATCTTTACGCTATTTAATGGAAATCAAGAAACAGAAGGAATCGCTCAGTCCATGAGGCGAGATTTGCAACAATCTATGTCTGCAATTGCAAGAAGAGCTGGAGGTTCAGAAGGATTTCATGAATTGCACCAGTTTACGATTGGGCAACAAACTCGAACGATTGATCAGCAATTAGAAAATTTCGAACGCCGGTTAGAGCAAAAAGAATCAAGATACTGGCGTCAGTTCACGGCCATGGAGAGAGCGATGCAAATGGCAAATCAACAAAGTGAATCGTTATTTAACTTGCTTTACAACAATTAA
- a CDS encoding flagellar protein FlaG, with protein MEIHSAGNHSFLSDPLYRVLDRNQNRTETENTLATDEQKVKKRALSFHIHSDLGRVYVKVVDSDTEEVVREVPPEQLLNLVASMMKSAGLIIDRQV; from the coding sequence ATGGAAATTCATTCAGCAGGAAACCATTCATTTTTAAGCGATCCTCTTTACCGTGTTTTGGATAGGAACCAAAACCGAACAGAAACAGAGAACACCCTTGCGACTGATGAGCAAAAGGTAAAGAAACGTGCCTTATCTTTCCACATTCATTCTGATCTTGGTCGGGTGTATGTGAAAGTTGTGGATTCGGACACCGAGGAAGTTGTTCGTGAAGTTCCACCTGAACAATTACTGAATCTTGTTGCATCAATGATGAAGTCAGCAGGATTAATAATCGATCGTCAAGTATAA
- the csrA gene encoding carbon storage regulator CsrA yields the protein MLVLSRKINESICIGDHIELTVLEVSGDQVKIGIQAPKSVDIFRKEIIEVVEKENKQAVESLSIDSLKALIEQKNQS from the coding sequence ATGCTTGTTCTCTCACGAAAAATCAATGAATCTATTTGCATTGGCGATCATATTGAACTGACTGTTTTAGAAGTAAGTGGTGATCAGGTCAAGATTGGCATCCAAGCACCAAAATCGGTCGATATTTTTCGAAAAGAAATCATTGAAGTGGTCGAAAAAGAAAATAAGCAAGCTGTCGAATCCTTATCTATTGATTCACTTAAAGCGTTAATAGAACAAAAGAATCAATCGTAA
- the fliW gene encoding flagellar assembly protein FliW, protein MQVETNYLGTIEIEQADVLHFPNGLPGFPLENEFVLIPFPQSDFFLLQSTKGKHVAFVCLNPFSIWQDYRIELDQNTIDQLKIEKETDVAVFVLITVKDPFSTSTANLNAPLVMNTVSHLGKQLIYEAQLYPSKALLAGKGGE, encoded by the coding sequence ATGCAAGTTGAGACAAATTATTTAGGCACAATTGAAATCGAACAAGCGGACGTGCTCCATTTTCCAAATGGGCTCCCCGGTTTTCCTTTAGAAAATGAATTTGTATTAATTCCGTTTCCACAAAGTGACTTCTTTCTCTTACAATCAACCAAAGGAAAACACGTTGCTTTTGTCTGTTTAAATCCATTTTCAATCTGGCAGGATTATCGGATTGAGCTCGATCAAAATACAATTGACCAGTTAAAGATTGAAAAGGAAACCGATGTCGCTGTATTTGTGCTGATTACGGTTAAAGACCCCTTTTCTACGTCAACGGCGAACCTTAATGCACCACTTGTCATGAATACGGTTAGCCATTTAGGTAAGCAGCTGATCTATGAAGCGCAGTTGTATCCATCAAAAGCGTTACTCGCAGGTAAGGGAGGCGAATAA
- the flgL gene encoding flagellar hook-associated protein FlgL, whose translation MRVTQSMLTANTLHYSQASYQRLSTLQEQLSTQKKITRFSQDPVTAAKSMQFRESADQIQQYKRNMSEAHNRLDQSDTSLRETNSILTRIRELAIKASTDTYGEDERKSIAQEVEQLTDHLLTVANTNIAGNYIFNGEQRDRAPIEKLNPSTVTSDQFNDNTMIYFNGSTYTYQENGTFENEEGAQVQLQDGQWFSGEDPIQPEEMRMMNHQFASAAFELELQQGVKITVGADAHRLFTTDMFNELYQFQQALADPNIEAEELSSFVGKVDGHLRTAADINGQLGARMNRVDLIEDRLNTQAFLLEKVKSENEDVDFEETVMKLLVAETVHSAALAASARVLQPSLLDFLR comes from the coding sequence ATGAGAGTTACACAGTCAATGTTAACGGCAAATACGTTGCACTATTCACAAGCAAGCTATCAAAGACTTTCTACTTTACAGGAACAATTAAGTACACAGAAAAAAATCACACGGTTTTCACAAGATCCTGTTACAGCTGCTAAATCAATGCAATTTCGCGAATCGGCTGACCAAATTCAACAGTATAAGCGTAATATGAGTGAAGCACACAATCGATTGGATCAAAGTGATACATCCCTAAGAGAAACAAATAGTATTTTAACGAGAATTCGTGAATTGGCGATAAAAGCATCAACGGATACATATGGTGAAGACGAACGAAAAAGCATTGCTCAAGAAGTTGAGCAATTGACAGACCATCTGCTCACAGTAGCAAATACAAATATTGCAGGAAACTATATTTTTAATGGTGAACAACGGGATCGTGCGCCAATAGAAAAACTTAACCCATCCACGGTTACAAGCGATCAATTTAATGACAATACAATGATTTATTTTAATGGCTCAACATATACCTATCAAGAAAATGGTACGTTTGAAAATGAAGAAGGTGCGCAAGTTCAATTGCAAGACGGGCAATGGTTTTCTGGTGAAGATCCTATTCAACCGGAAGAAATGCGAATGATGAATCATCAATTTGCTTCTGCAGCATTTGAATTAGAACTTCAGCAAGGCGTAAAGATCACGGTTGGAGCTGATGCTCATCGTTTGTTTACAACCGATATGTTTAATGAATTGTATCAATTTCAACAAGCGCTTGCTGATCCAAATATTGAAGCAGAAGAGTTAAGTTCTTTTGTTGGTAAGGTAGACGGTCACTTAAGAACAGCGGCAGATATAAATGGGCAACTTGGAGCACGAATGAACCGGGTTGATTTAATTGAAGATCGGCTAAATACGCAAGCATTCTTACTAGAGAAAGTTAAATCTGAAAACGAAGACGTTGATTTCGAAGAGACGGTTATGAAATTATTAGTCGCAGAAACCGTTCATTCTGCTGCACTAGCAGCAAGTGCACGAGTCTTGCAACCTTCATTATTAGATTTCTTAAGATAG